A stretch of the Sulfurimonas sp. HSL-1656 genome encodes the following:
- the rnhA gene encoding ribonuclease HI: MKHITLFSDGSALGNPGPGGYGTILRYGDKERELSGGEAHTTNNRMELRGVIEGLKALKEPCEVEIVSDSSYVVKGINEWLQNWIKRDFAKVKNPDLWRDYIAASAPHRIKATWVRGHDGHPENERCDTLARGVAEKMKRG; encoded by the coding sequence ATGAAGCATATCACCCTGTTCAGTGACGGGTCGGCGCTCGGCAACCCCGGTCCCGGCGGTTACGGGACGATCCTGCGCTACGGCGACAAAGAGCGCGAGCTCAGCGGCGGCGAAGCCCATACCACCAACAACCGTATGGAGCTGCGCGGCGTCATCGAAGGGCTCAAAGCCCTCAAAGAGCCCTGCGAGGTGGAGATCGTCTCGGACTCCTCCTACGTCGTCAAGGGGATCAACGAATGGCTGCAGAACTGGATCAAACGCGATTTCGCCAAGGTGAAGAACCCCGACCTCTGGCGCGACTATATCGCCGCCAGCGCACCGCACCGCATCAAGGCGACCTGGGTCCGGGGCCATGACGGCCACCCGGAGAACGAACGCTGCGACACCCTCGCCCGGGGCGTCGCCGAGAAGATGAAAAGAGGATAA
- a CDS encoding tetratricopeptide repeat protein, translated as MAATQRPPGSATGADVNSLFIEFRDPLFGIIVFVALIFIIAFVSYWWGRLRSKEDHRYLERFLHSFTKPPSETELHREIGSSAVSQRSWLLVAQTYVQNGDFEQAVAIYRSLLEMQHEPHRRRELLLLLAQTYFKAGFLERCETILLKILGRFPRTPQALKLLLFTYERLRTYEKALQVLEPLDELGNDIAGDRRYLETVSLLQETKTDTAAKCARLAEQYREHRTLAYLTFEYLFRHDPALAWKTLDPSSSRVIADILWHLPDEYLNLDIITADGYLRQLYSARGSVNLAQNSSEFELDVLIKLRQSGQSGATLQFEYLCGHCKQIFPFPFHRCPNCHTIDSVVTEPLLGKAVADFAPSERSERAYEV; from the coding sequence ATGGCTGCTACCCAGCGCCCCCCAGGCAGTGCGACAGGAGCCGACGTGAACAGCCTCTTTATCGAATTCCGAGACCCGCTTTTCGGCATCATCGTTTTCGTCGCACTGATCTTTATTATTGCGTTTGTGAGCTACTGGTGGGGGCGGCTGCGCAGCAAGGAGGACCACCGCTACCTCGAACGGTTCCTCCATTCGTTCACCAAGCCCCCCTCGGAAACCGAACTGCACCGCGAAATCGGCTCCAGCGCCGTCTCGCAGCGCTCGTGGCTCCTCGTCGCCCAGACCTATGTGCAAAACGGCGATTTCGAGCAGGCCGTCGCCATCTACCGCAGCCTGCTGGAGATGCAGCACGAACCCCACCGCCGGCGCGAACTGCTGCTGCTCCTCGCACAGACCTACTTCAAGGCCGGTTTCCTGGAGCGGTGCGAAACGATCCTACTGAAGATCCTCGGCCGTTTCCCCCGCACCCCGCAGGCCCTGAAGCTGCTGCTGTTCACCTACGAGCGGCTCCGGACCTATGAGAAGGCCCTGCAGGTGCTCGAACCCCTCGACGAGCTCGGCAACGACATCGCCGGCGACCGCCGCTACCTGGAGACCGTCAGCCTGCTGCAGGAGACCAAAACCGATACGGCGGCGAAATGTGCACGCCTCGCCGAACAGTACCGCGAGCACCGCACCCTCGCCTACCTGACCTTCGAATACCTTTTCCGCCACGACCCGGCCCTGGCCTGGAAAACGCTCGACCCCTCGAGCAGCCGCGTCATCGCCGACATCCTCTGGCATTTACCCGACGAATACCTGAATTTGGATATAATTACGGCTGATGGCTATTTGCGGCAGCTGTATAGCGCCAGAGGAAGCGTGAATCTTGCTCAGAACAGTTCCGAATTCGAACTGGATGTTTTGATCAAACTTCGCCAAAGCGGCCAAAGCGGGGCAACCCTGCAGTTTGAATACCTGTGCGGCCACTGCAAGCAGATCTTCCCTTTCCCGTTCCACCGCTGCCCCAACTGCCATACGATCGATTCCGTCGTCACCGAACCGCTGCTGGGCAAAGCCGTGGCGGATTTCGCCCCGTCGGAACGCTCGGAAAGGGCTTACGAAGTATGA
- the ccoG gene encoding cytochrome c oxidase accessory protein CcoG, which translates to MSQAEVSGQAGSAKVSKKEYLKGWVSYRVKRYWFFVGMTIVSLVLPWITINGNHIFLLSFDKLKLHLAFVQFDMQEMYLMPFILMILFIGVFGMTVLGGRVFCGWVCPQTIFRVIYRDLIETKILKLRKRIKNKQQEPDWSKPENKAKRLVAIALWTALSLLATANFLWYFVPPEDFFPYMLNAGDHLILVGILLITTLFLVVDVVWFKENWCVYVCPYSRIQSVLYDEDTVMAIYDPHRGGEIYDEAKHKQYTKQKDLQAVEPSAECTTCESCVTVCPTHIDIRQGLQLECINCLECVDACTEVMGALGRPSLVRWSSEKEVLFQKGKTHYLRPKIIGYAVVLVIIMVVLGMMGSKKEHMLLNINKENRLYAIEKTPDGKIMVENDYIFLLQNTQDKDHKFYFDIEAPKGMEGKIKILKPTEPFTVRPGVKKKKVVRLYTTEELVKDERKDTVLPIKIHAYALDEKEKIAVDRESTFIFPRYDKYQAAE; encoded by the coding sequence GTGAGTCAGGCAGAAGTCTCAGGCCAGGCCGGATCGGCCAAGGTCAGTAAGAAAGAGTATTTAAAAGGGTGGGTATCCTACCGCGTAAAACGTTACTGGTTTTTCGTGGGGATGACCATCGTGTCACTGGTCCTGCCGTGGATTACGATCAACGGCAACCATATTTTCCTGCTGAGCTTCGACAAGCTCAAGCTGCACCTGGCGTTTGTCCAGTTCGACATGCAGGAGATGTACCTGATGCCGTTCATCCTGATGATCCTCTTCATCGGGGTCTTCGGGATGACGGTCCTGGGCGGCCGCGTCTTCTGCGGCTGGGTCTGTCCGCAGACGATCTTCCGCGTCATCTACCGTGACCTGATCGAAACGAAGATCCTGAAGCTGCGCAAGCGGATCAAGAACAAACAGCAGGAGCCCGACTGGAGCAAGCCGGAGAACAAGGCGAAACGTCTTGTCGCCATTGCGCTCTGGACGGCGCTCTCCCTGCTGGCAACGGCGAACTTCCTGTGGTACTTCGTCCCGCCGGAGGACTTCTTCCCGTACATGTTGAACGCCGGTGACCACCTGATCCTTGTCGGGATCCTGCTGATCACGACGCTCTTCCTGGTGGTCGATGTTGTCTGGTTCAAAGAGAACTGGTGTGTCTACGTCTGTCCCTACTCCCGTATCCAGTCGGTCCTCTACGACGAAGACACGGTCATGGCGATCTACGATCCGCACCGCGGGGGAGAGATCTACGACGAAGCGAAGCACAAGCAGTACACCAAGCAGAAAGACCTGCAGGCGGTGGAACCGAGTGCAGAGTGTACGACCTGTGAAAGTTGTGTGACCGTCTGTCCGACCCATATCGACATCCGCCAGGGGCTGCAGCTCGAGTGTATCAACTGCCTCGAGTGTGTCGATGCCTGTACGGAGGTCATGGGGGCGCTGGGCAGACCGTCGCTGGTCCGCTGGTCGAGCGAGAAAGAGGTGCTGTTCCAGAAGGGCAAAACGCACTACCTGCGCCCGAAGATTATCGGTTACGCGGTTGTCCTGGTGATCATCATGGTGGTCCTCGGCATGATGGGGAGCAAGAAAGAGCATATGCTGCTCAACATCAACAAAGAGAACCGTCTCTACGCGATCGAGAAAACGCCGGACGGCAAAATCATGGTCGAGAACGACTATATCTTCTTGCTGCAGAATACGCAGGATAAAGACCATAAGTTCTACTTTGACATCGAAGCGCCGAAGGGCATGGAAGGCAAGATCAAAATTCTCAAGCCGACCGAACCGTTTACCGTCCGCCCTGGCGTGAAGAAGAAAAAAGTCGTCCGCCTCTATACGACGGAGGAGCTGGTCAAGGATGAGCGCAAGGATACGGTACTGCCGATCAAGATCCACGCCTATGCCCTCGACGAGAAAGAGAAGATCGCCGTCGACCGCGAATCGACCTTCATCTTCCCGCGCTACGACAAATACCAGGCGGCGGAATAA
- the prfA gene encoding peptide chain release factor 1, with amino-acid sequence MLSDKLNPFIDRYNELSELLSSPNIANDIKRMTALSKEQSALQDIVDTAKAYKQLLADIEENKSLVYDDELGELAKEELKTLEPQVPVMEEEIKILLLPTDPNDERNIILEMRAGTGGDEAAIFVGNLFTAYTRYAEIKGWKIELISSSPSDMGGYKEITALIKGDKVYSRLKFEGGTHRVQRVPATESQGRVHTSAITVAVMPEADDVDVKIDPNDLKIDVMRSSGCGGQSVNTTDSAVRITHLPTGIVVTNQDQKSQHKNKEKAMKVLQARLFEIEQQKAQEAEGAARKEQVGTGDRSGRIRTYNYPQNRISDHRINLTLYRLNEIMTGGLFDEVIDPLIADAQAKSMEAAGL; translated from the coding sequence ATGCTTTCTGACAAACTCAACCCCTTTATCGACCGTTACAACGAACTGAGCGAACTGCTGAGCAGTCCCAATATCGCCAATGACATCAAACGGATGACCGCGCTTTCCAAAGAGCAATCCGCCCTCCAGGACATCGTCGATACGGCCAAAGCCTACAAGCAGCTGCTCGCGGACATCGAAGAGAACAAGTCGCTTGTCTACGACGACGAACTGGGGGAACTGGCCAAAGAGGAGCTCAAAACCCTCGAACCGCAGGTCCCGGTGATGGAGGAGGAGATCAAGATCCTCCTGCTGCCGACGGACCCCAACGACGAGCGCAACATCATCCTGGAGATGCGCGCCGGCACCGGCGGGGACGAAGCCGCGATTTTCGTCGGCAACCTCTTTACCGCCTATACCCGCTACGCCGAGATCAAAGGGTGGAAGATCGAACTGATCAGCTCCAGCCCCTCCGACATGGGAGGCTACAAGGAGATCACCGCCCTGATCAAGGGCGACAAGGTCTACAGCCGTCTGAAGTTCGAAGGGGGTACCCACCGCGTACAGCGGGTACCCGCGACGGAGTCCCAGGGACGCGTCCACACCTCGGCGATCACCGTGGCCGTCATGCCCGAAGCGGACGACGTCGACGTCAAAATTGACCCGAACGACCTCAAGATCGACGTCATGCGCTCCTCCGGCTGCGGCGGGCAGTCCGTCAATACGACCGACTCCGCGGTGCGTATCACCCACCTGCCCACCGGCATCGTCGTCACCAACCAGGACCAGAAATCGCAGCACAAGAATAAAGAGAAAGCGATGAAGGTCCTGCAGGCGCGCCTCTTCGAGATTGAGCAGCAGAAAGCCCAGGAGGCGGAGGGCGCCGCGCGCAAGGAGCAGGTCGGGACCGGCGACCGCAGCGGCCGCATCCGTACCTACAACTACCCGCAGAACCGCATCTCGGACCACCGCATCAACCTGACGCTCTACCGTCTGAACGAGATCATGACCGGCGGCCTCTTCGACGAGGTCATCGACCCCCTCATCGCCGACGCCCAGGCAAAAAGCATGGAGGCCGCAGGCCTCTAA
- a CDS encoding spermidine synthase, translated as MREFVYPEMMVHVPMCTHKAPQNVLVISNAPESLQKEVARHEGVVVVHAPASLEALREVADGSVDVVICEADVDAAVAGHINRVLSEDGVVSMRHTSLEEVQANTVLLGVLGNYFKVIMPYRLANEETLLLASKGNHPTADINLHRADMLDGLEYYNTDIHPAAFAMPNYIRKTYLGIIRN; from the coding sequence ATGAGAGAGTTTGTCTACCCTGAAATGATGGTACACGTCCCGATGTGTACCCATAAGGCTCCCCAGAATGTTCTGGTGATCAGCAATGCGCCCGAAAGCCTTCAGAAGGAGGTGGCACGCCACGAGGGCGTCGTTGTCGTCCATGCCCCCGCCAGCCTTGAAGCGCTGCGCGAAGTCGCCGACGGCAGTGTCGACGTAGTGATCTGCGAAGCGGATGTCGATGCGGCGGTTGCCGGACACATCAATCGCGTCCTCAGTGAAGATGGAGTCGTTTCCATGCGCCACACCTCGCTTGAGGAAGTCCAGGCCAATACGGTCCTGCTCGGTGTTCTCGGCAACTACTTCAAGGTGATTATGCCTTACCGTCTTGCCAACGAGGAGACCCTGCTGCTGGCCAGCAAGGGCAACCACCCGACGGCGGACATCAACCTCCACCGCGCTGACATGCTCGACGGGCTGGAGTACTACAACACGGATATCCACCCGGCTGCGTTCGCGATGCCGAACTACATCCGCAAAACCTACCTCGGGATCATCCGCAACTAA
- the dapF gene encoding diaminopimelate epimerase, with protein MMIAKYSASGNDFVLFHSFIARDRSELARTLCDRQNGVGADGLIVLVPHAEHDFEWQFYNSDGSTAEMCGNGSRACAHYAYSNGLAPANMTFLTEAGVIGAEVEGDMVQSDLTPPKILREDIVAGGKKWWLLDTGVPHLVTFDADMENFDLAEARTLRFEHNANVNIASVNSDGSIRVRTYERGVEDETLACGTGMAACFYRANREEFVGDKAEVYPKSGETLYLGLEEGTITFKGLVKKTFETVLDVK; from the coding sequence ATGATGATCGCCAAATACAGCGCCAGCGGTAACGACTTTGTCCTCTTCCACAGCTTTATTGCAAGAGACCGCTCCGAACTGGCACGCACCCTCTGCGACCGCCAGAACGGCGTCGGCGCCGACGGCCTTATCGTCCTCGTGCCGCACGCGGAGCACGATTTCGAGTGGCAGTTCTACAACAGCGACGGCTCGACGGCGGAGATGTGCGGCAACGGCAGCCGCGCCTGCGCGCACTACGCCTACAGCAACGGCCTTGCGCCGGCGAACATGACCTTCCTGACCGAAGCGGGCGTCATCGGCGCCGAGGTGGAAGGCGACATGGTGCAGAGCGACCTGACCCCGCCGAAGATTCTCCGCGAGGACATCGTCGCGGGCGGGAAAAAGTGGTGGCTGCTCGATACGGGCGTGCCCCACCTCGTTACCTTCGATGCCGACATGGAGAACTTCGACCTTGCGGAGGCGCGTACGCTGCGCTTTGAACACAACGCCAACGTCAACATCGCCTCTGTCAACAGCGACGGCTCTATCCGGGTGCGGACCTACGAGCGCGGCGTCGAGGATGAAACGCTCGCCTGCGGGACGGGAATGGCAGCCTGTTTTTACCGTGCCAACCGTGAAGAATTTGTCGGCGACAAGGCGGAGGTCTATCCGAAAAGCGGGGAGACGCTCTATCTCGGGCTGGAAGAGGGGACGATTACCTTCAAAGGGCTCGTGAAGAAGACGTTTGAGACGGTTTTAGACGTTAAATAA
- the rpsT gene encoding 30S ribosomal protein S20, which yields MANHKSSMKRIRQTEKRTERNRFYRTRLKNIVKAVRAAIDEGNKEAASAAMTVANQQIHKFVSKGILKKETASRKVSRLQKAVNGL from the coding sequence ATGGCAAACCATAAGTCATCAATGAAACGTATCCGTCAAACTGAAAAACGTACGGAACGTAACAGATTTTACCGCACGCGCCTGAAAAACATCGTCAAAGCTGTCCGCGCAGCTATCGATGAAGGCAACAAAGAAGCAGCATCTGCCGCTATGACCGTCGCTAACCAGCAGATCCACAAGTTCGTCAGCAAAGGGATCCTGAAAAAAGAGACGGCTTCCCGCAAAGTCAGCCGCCTGCAAAAAGCCGTTAACGGTCTTTAA
- the glmM gene encoding phosphoglucosamine mutase, which yields MKLFGTDGVRGEAGTFLTAELAMRTAMAAGIYFKKSSKTKKILLGKDTRRSGYMIENAIVSGLTAVGYDVVQIGPMPTPAIAFLTENMRCDAGIMISASHNSFEDNGIKLFDAHGNKFSEEVEAQIEAIYRDDAQIAKAQVTGRAIGSAKRIDDVIGRYIVQLKNSFPSALSLQGMRIVLDTANGAGYKVGPTVLEELGAEVIVLHHEPDGFNINEGCGALHPKDVQKAVKKYRADIGFALDGDADRLVVVDEKGDVVDGDQLLGALGLFMHKYGLLKGDGIVATVMSNQALEDAMAAAGLTLHRCGVGDKYVLEAMREHGINFGGEQSGHVIMHDFAKTGDGLVTALQVLAMVLMTGEKASAALRPFELYPQSLVNLNVKTKKPLESISGLPDVLAGIEAAGMRHLIRYSGTENKLRLLLEGRDRDAMTEQMARLGDFFKHALND from the coding sequence ATGAAATTATTCGGGACCGATGGCGTACGTGGTGAAGCGGGAACCTTCCTGACGGCGGAGCTGGCGATGCGTACGGCGATGGCGGCGGGGATCTACTTCAAAAAAAGCTCCAAAACCAAAAAGATCCTGCTGGGCAAAGATACGCGCCGCAGCGGTTATATGATCGAGAACGCCATTGTCAGCGGCCTTACTGCGGTCGGGTACGACGTCGTGCAGATCGGGCCGATGCCCACACCGGCCATCGCTTTTCTGACCGAGAACATGCGCTGCGATGCGGGGATCATGATCTCGGCAAGCCACAACTCTTTCGAAGACAACGGTATCAAGCTCTTTGACGCCCACGGCAACAAATTCTCCGAAGAGGTCGAAGCGCAGATCGAGGCGATCTACCGCGACGATGCACAGATCGCCAAGGCGCAGGTGACGGGACGTGCCATCGGTTCGGCCAAACGGATCGACGACGTCATCGGCCGCTACATCGTGCAGCTCAAAAACTCCTTCCCCAGCGCGCTCAGCCTGCAGGGGATGCGTATCGTGCTCGATACCGCCAACGGCGCGGGCTACAAAGTCGGTCCGACGGTCCTAGAGGAGCTGGGGGCCGAAGTGATCGTCCTGCACCATGAACCCGACGGTTTCAACATCAACGAAGGGTGCGGTGCGCTGCACCCCAAAGATGTCCAGAAGGCGGTGAAGAAGTACCGCGCGGATATCGGCTTCGCCCTCGACGGCGATGCGGACCGCCTGGTCGTGGTGGATGAAAAGGGCGATGTCGTTGACGGGGACCAGCTGCTCGGCGCCCTGGGACTGTTCATGCACAAGTACGGCCTGCTCAAGGGCGACGGGATCGTGGCGACGGTGATGAGCAACCAGGCCCTCGAAGATGCCATGGCCGCCGCGGGGCTTACACTGCACCGCTGCGGCGTCGGCGACAAGTACGTGCTGGAGGCGATGCGCGAACACGGCATCAACTTCGGCGGGGAGCAGAGCGGGCACGTCATCATGCACGACTTCGCCAAGACCGGGGACGGCCTGGTGACGGCGCTGCAGGTGCTGGCGATGGTCCTGATGACCGGGGAGAAAGCGTCCGCGGCGCTGCGCCCCTTCGAGCTCTACCCGCAGAGCCTCGTCAACCTCAATGTCAAAACGAAAAAACCCCTGGAGAGCATTAGCGGCCTCCCTGACGTACTGGCCGGGATCGAAGCCGCCGGCATGCGCCATCTCATCCGCTACAGCGGGACGGAGAACAAGCTGCGTCTGCTGCTCGAGGGGCGTGACCGTGATGCGATGACGGAGCAGATGGCTCGTCTGGGCGATTTCTTCAAACATGCCCTCAATGACTAG
- the rnc gene encoding ribonuclease III, with protein sequence MDQMARIEQTLGYTFDNKQLLREALTHKSFKQPYNNERLEFLGDAVLDLIVGEYLFEHFPKHDEGKLSKMRASLVNEEGFARLADHIKLGQAIFLSNAEENNGGRTKPSLLSNAFEAVIGAIYLEAGLAPVKTIATTLLESVYKEISLDTLFKDHKTALQELTQAHFGITPEYRLVGSSGPDHKKEFTIAILIDGKEYAKASGKSKKTAQQEAAQQTIARLKEELS encoded by the coding sequence ATGGACCAGATGGCGCGCATCGAGCAGACGCTCGGCTACACCTTCGACAACAAGCAGCTGCTGCGCGAGGCCCTGACGCATAAGAGCTTCAAGCAGCCCTACAACAACGAACGCCTCGAGTTCCTGGGCGACGCCGTCCTCGACCTCATTGTCGGCGAATACCTTTTCGAGCACTTCCCCAAGCACGACGAGGGCAAACTCTCCAAGATGCGGGCATCGCTCGTCAACGAAGAGGGGTTCGCCCGCCTGGCCGACCACATCAAACTGGGCCAGGCGATCTTCCTCTCCAACGCCGAGGAGAACAACGGCGGACGCACCAAGCCCTCCCTGCTTTCCAACGCCTTTGAAGCGGTCATCGGCGCCATTTACCTCGAAGCGGGCCTCGCCCCGGTGAAGACGATCGCCACGACCCTGCTGGAGAGCGTCTATAAAGAGATCTCGCTCGATACCCTCTTCAAAGACCACAAGACGGCGCTGCAGGAGCTGACCCAGGCGCACTTCGGCATCACCCCCGAGTACCGCCTGGTGGGCAGCAGTGGTCCGGACCATAAAAAAGAGTTCACCATCGCCATCCTCATCGACGGCAAGGAGTACGCCAAGGCCTCCGGCAAGAGCAAAAAGACCGCCCAGCAGGAGGCGGCCCAACAGACCATCGCCCGACTCAAAGAGGAGCTTTCATGA
- the coaE gene encoding dephospho-CoA kinase (Dephospho-CoA kinase (CoaE) performs the final step in coenzyme A biosynthesis.), whose amino-acid sequence MAFDYAIALTGGIATGKSTVASLLALHGLRVIDADAIAHRLLDEQSGWVAETFGAQYVQNGKVLRSELGKVIFSDPEAKATLEAFLHPKIRQAIEEESERQDAFKFPYLIDIPLYFETQAYPIADAVVVYTPKATQLQRFMKRNGFDEAEALRRIESQMDIEEKKKRATWVIDNSGNLKHLQAECEAFVDMIKAKYQ is encoded by the coding sequence ATGGCCTTCGATTATGCAATCGCACTGACCGGGGGAATCGCGACGGGCAAGAGTACCGTCGCCTCCCTGTTGGCCCTGCACGGACTGCGGGTCATCGACGCCGATGCGATTGCGCACAGACTGCTGGACGAGCAGAGCGGCTGGGTCGCCGAGACCTTCGGCGCACAGTATGTCCAAAACGGCAAAGTCCTGCGCAGCGAACTGGGAAAGGTGATTTTTTCCGACCCCGAGGCCAAAGCGACGCTCGAAGCTTTCCTGCACCCCAAGATCCGTCAGGCAATCGAGGAGGAGAGCGAGCGCCAGGACGCGTTCAAGTTCCCCTACCTGATCGATATCCCGCTCTACTTCGAGACGCAGGCGTATCCCATTGCGGACGCAGTCGTCGTCTATACCCCCAAGGCGACGCAGCTGCAGCGGTTTATGAAACGCAACGGGTTTGACGAAGCCGAGGCACTGCGCCGCATCGAATCCCAGATGGATATCGAGGAGAAGAAGAAGCGCGCGACCTGGGTGATCGACAACAGCGGCAACCTCAAGCACCTCCAGGCTGAGTGCGAAGCTTTTGTCGATATGATCAAAGCAAAATATCAATAA
- the aroC gene encoding chorismate synthase, translating into MNRFGIRFSFTTFGESHGKAIGCVVDGVPAGLEIDEAFIQGELNRRKPGQNAYATARKEDDAVEILSGVFEGKSTGTPIAMVIYNTNQKSKDYTNIKDVFRPGHADFTYWHKYGIRDYRGGGRSSARETAARVAAGAIAKLMLAPLGITVKSGISEIAGIAASTFDFDHVATSEIYALDPGVEQAQKDAILLAKNDHDSVGGVAHVRIENLPVGLGEPLYYKLDAVLADAMMGINAVKAVEIGDGLLGARLHGSENNDPIRNSGFESNHSGGILGGISNGDDVRLNVYFKPTPSIFQEQHTTTTQGEEVDFALKGRHDPCVAIRGSVVCEAMAALVVADMVLLNMGRTMDGVTRYYRA; encoded by the coding sequence ATGAACCGTTTCGGTATCCGTTTCAGTTTTACCACCTTCGGCGAATCCCACGGCAAGGCGATCGGCTGCGTCGTCGACGGCGTCCCCGCCGGCCTTGAAATCGACGAAGCGTTCATCCAGGGGGAGCTCAACCGCCGCAAACCCGGGCAGAACGCCTACGCGACCGCGCGCAAAGAGGATGACGCCGTCGAGATCCTCAGCGGGGTCTTCGAGGGCAAAAGCACCGGCACGCCGATTGCCATGGTGATCTACAACACCAACCAGAAATCGAAAGACTACACCAATATCAAGGATGTCTTCCGTCCCGGCCACGCCGACTTCACCTACTGGCACAAGTACGGCATCCGCGACTACCGCGGCGGCGGGCGCTCCAGTGCCCGTGAAACGGCGGCCCGCGTCGCGGCGGGGGCGATCGCCAAACTGATGCTCGCCCCGCTGGGCATCACCGTCAAAAGCGGGATCAGCGAGATCGCCGGGATCGCCGCAAGCACCTTCGACTTCGACCATGTCGCCACCAGCGAGATCTACGCCCTGGATCCCGGCGTGGAGCAGGCCCAGAAAGACGCGATCCTCCTTGCCAAGAACGACCACGACTCCGTCGGCGGGGTCGCACACGTGCGGATCGAAAACCTGCCCGTCGGCCTCGGCGAGCCGCTTTACTACAAGCTCGACGCCGTCCTCGCCGACGCTATGATGGGCATCAACGCCGTCAAGGCCGTCGAGATCGGCGACGGCCTGCTCGGCGCGCGACTGCACGGTTCCGAGAACAATGACCCCATCCGCAACAGCGGGTTCGAATCCAACCACAGCGGCGGAATCCTCGGCGGGATCAGCAACGGGGACGACGTGCGCCTTAACGTCTATTTCAAACCCACCCCGTCGATTTTCCAGGAACAGCACACGACCACGACACAGGGCGAGGAGGTCGACTTCGCCCTCAAGGGACGCCACGACCCCTGCGTCGCCATCCGCGGCTCCGTCGTCTGCGAAGCAATGGCCGCCCTCGTCGTCGCCGACATGGTACTGCTCAATATGGGGCGGACAATGGACGGGGTCACCCGTTACTACCGCGCCTAG
- the purM gene encoding phosphoribosylformylglycinamidine cyclo-ligase, protein MSQISYKDAGVDIDAGNSFVENIKPLVKSTRIPGVLGGIGSFAGAFEMPTGYKEPVLLAATDGVGTKLKLAIDSGKHDTVGIDLVAMCVNDLICNFGTPSFFLDYYATGKLEVDVATAVVSGIAEGCRQAECALIGGETAEMPGMYSEDDYDLAGFAVGVAEKSELDTPANVRAGDKLIALPSSGLHSNGFSLARKVLFEKMGMKFDDDFNGKPLIDALLAPTRIYVKTFKQLKPKIQAMAHITGGGLVENLPRVLPEGLRAVIKGDDVRVLPIFELMSEHVARDEMFRAFNMGVGMVLVVRPDDVNAVLDATDGYLIGEIEPGEKEARII, encoded by the coding sequence ATGAGTCAAATCAGCTACAAAGACGCCGGTGTCGATATCGACGCCGGGAACAGTTTCGTCGAGAACATCAAACCCCTGGTCAAGTCGACCCGTATTCCCGGTGTTTTGGGCGGGATCGGCTCTTTTGCCGGCGCCTTCGAGATGCCGACCGGCTACAAAGAACCCGTCCTCCTCGCGGCGACGGACGGGGTCGGTACCAAGCTGAAACTGGCCATCGACTCCGGCAAGCATGATACGGTCGGCATCGACCTCGTCGCGATGTGCGTCAACGACCTCATCTGCAACTTCGGCACCCCGAGCTTCTTCCTGGATTACTATGCCACGGGCAAACTCGAAGTCGACGTCGCGACCGCCGTCGTCAGCGGGATCGCCGAAGGGTGCCGCCAGGCCGAATGCGCCCTGATCGGCGGCGAAACGGCAGAGATGCCGGGGATGTACTCCGAAGATGACTACGACCTCGCCGGTTTTGCCGTCGGCGTCGCGGAAAAGAGCGAACTCGACACCCCCGCCAACGTCCGCGCCGGCGACAAGCTGATCGCCCTGCCGAGCTCCGGACTTCACTCCAACGGCTTCTCCCTGGCACGTAAGGTCCTGTTTGAGAAGATGGGAATGAAATTCGACGACGATTTCAACGGCAAACCGCTTATTGACGCCCTGCTCGCTCCGACGCGCATCTACGTCAAGACCTTCAAGCAGCTCAAGCCGAAGATCCAGGCGATGGCGCACATCACCGGCGGCGGCCTCGTCGAGAACCTGCCGCGCGTCCTGCCCGAAGGGCTGCGTGCCGTGATCAAAGGCGACGACGTCCGCGTACTGCCAATCTTTGAGCTGATGAGCGAGCACGTTGCCCGCGACGAGATGTTCCGCGCCTTCAACATGGGTGTGGGCATGGTTCTCGTTGTCCGTCCCGACGACGTCAACGCCGTCCTTGACGCAACTGACGGCTACCTCATCGGTGAGATCGAGCCGGGCGAAAAAGAGGCCCGCATCATCTGA